Proteins from a single region of Salipiger sp. H15:
- a CDS encoding enoyl-CoA hydratase-related protein — MHYETIRYEIEGDIALITLARPDVMNALSAPMRAELTHAIQAGGKEARVVVLTGEGRAFCSGQDLGDRETAASIDLERVLRDEYMPMLNAIVDCPRPTIAAVNGAAAGAGANLALAADVVIAAESAFFMQAFTRIGLMPDAGGTWLLPRQMGIAKAMGAALFADRISAAQAERWGMIWEAVPDAEFEAVWKSRAAHLAQGPSEAYARIKRAIRGAFEKDFDSQLVLEAQLQGECGMTRDFKEGVVAFHEKRPAKFEGR; from the coding sequence ATGCACTACGAGACCATCCGCTACGAGATCGAAGGCGACATCGCGCTGATCACCCTCGCGCGGCCCGACGTGATGAACGCCCTCTCGGCCCCGATGCGCGCCGAGCTGACCCATGCGATCCAGGCAGGGGGCAAGGAGGCGCGCGTGGTCGTGCTGACGGGCGAAGGGCGCGCCTTCTGCTCGGGGCAGGATCTCGGCGACCGCGAGACCGCCGCCAGCATCGACCTCGAGCGGGTGCTGCGCGACGAGTACATGCCGATGCTCAACGCCATCGTCGATTGCCCACGGCCGACCATCGCCGCGGTGAACGGTGCCGCCGCAGGCGCGGGCGCGAACCTCGCGCTGGCCGCCGACGTGGTGATCGCCGCCGAGAGCGCCTTCTTCATGCAGGCCTTCACCCGCATCGGCCTCATGCCCGACGCGGGCGGGACATGGCTGCTGCCGCGGCAGATGGGCATCGCCAAGGCCATGGGCGCGGCGCTCTTCGCCGACCGCATCAGCGCGGCGCAGGCTGAGCGCTGGGGGATGATCTGGGAGGCCGTTCCCGATGCCGAGTTCGAGGCGGTCTGGAAGTCCCGCGCCGCGCATCTGGCGCAGGGCCCGTCCGAGGCCTATGCCCGCATCAAACGCGCCATCCGCGGCGCCTTCGAGAAGGATTTCGACAGCCAGCTCGTGCTCGAGGCGCAGCTGCAGGGCGAATGCGGCATGACGCGGGACTTCAAGGAGGGCGTCGTCGCCTTCCACGAAAAGCGCCCCGCGAAGTTCGAGGGGCGCTGA
- a CDS encoding DUF2087 domain-containing protein yields the protein MSDSLKREYIPLAIDDLSGFARALRAELDAPPSHQEMLGLIAKAAGYRNYQHLRAVVAPAPKADPKHVARALRHFDGQGLLLRFPGRTAMQALCLWPLWARIPPRQSFTERGISARIDALSAFRDAAQIRRSMVENRMLDRTADGAVYTRVETRPPAEALALIAALARR from the coding sequence ATGAGTGATTCCCTGAAACGGGAATATATCCCGCTTGCCATCGACGACCTGTCGGGTTTTGCCCGTGCGCTGCGCGCCGAGCTCGACGCGCCGCCCTCGCACCAAGAGATGCTGGGGCTGATCGCCAAGGCCGCGGGCTATCGCAACTACCAGCACCTGCGCGCCGTGGTGGCGCCTGCGCCCAAGGCGGACCCGAAGCACGTTGCCCGGGCGCTGCGCCATTTCGACGGGCAGGGGCTCTTGCTGCGCTTTCCCGGCCGCACGGCGATGCAGGCGCTCTGCCTCTGGCCGCTCTGGGCCCGCATCCCGCCGCGCCAGAGCTTCACCGAGCGCGGGATCAGCGCCCGCATCGACGCGCTCAGCGCCTTTCGCGACGCCGCGCAGATCCGCCGCAGCATGGTCGAGAACCGGATGCTGGACCGCACCGCCGACGGCGCGGTCTACACCCGCGTCGAGACCCGCCCGCCCGCCGAGGCGCTGGCGCTGATCGCGGCGCTGGCGCGGCGCTGA
- a CDS encoding cytochrome c-type biogenesis protein yields MTLLKPFRALLLLALLALPLAQALPVFAVQPDEMLSDPALEARARDLSKHLRCLVCQNENIDDSNAALARDLRLLVRERLVAGDTDDEAVAYLVDRYGEFVLLQPTTRGWNWLLWAAGPILFVLALILAAVYLRGRSRAEASTEAGLSAEEAARLKRILDEGSSS; encoded by the coding sequence ATGACCCTGCTGAAGCCCTTCCGCGCGCTGCTGCTGCTGGCGCTGCTCGCGCTGCCGCTGGCGCAGGCCCTGCCGGTCTTCGCCGTGCAACCCGACGAGATGCTCTCGGATCCCGCGCTCGAGGCGCGGGCGCGGGACCTCTCGAAGCACCTGCGCTGCCTCGTCTGCCAGAACGAGAACATCGACGATTCCAACGCCGCGCTCGCCCGCGACCTGCGCCTTCTCGTGCGCGAGCGGCTGGTGGCCGGCGATACGGACGACGAGGCGGTGGCCTACCTCGTCGACCGCTACGGCGAGTTCGTGCTGCTCCAGCCCACCACGCGCGGCTGGAACTGGCTGCTCTGGGCCGCGGGGCCGATCCTCTTCGTGCTGGCGCTGATCCTCGCGGCGGTCTACCTGCGCGGCCGCTCGCGCGCCGAGGCCAGCACCGAGGCCGGGCTCTCGGCAGAGGAAGCGGCGCGGCTCAAGCGGATTCTGGACGAGGGCAGCTCCTCCTGA
- a CDS encoding heme lyase CcmF/NrfE family subunit — MITEFGHFALILAFLVACVQAVVPMIGAQKRWPGWMAVAEPAATAQFLLVALSFGALMHAFITSDFSLRLVVMNSHSAKPMLYKISGVWGNHEGSMLLWVLILSLFGAMAAWFGGNLPPTLRARVLAVQAAVGVAFFAFILFTSNPFLRLAVPPFDGQDLNPLLQDPGLAFHPPFLYLGYVGLSICFSFAVAALIEGRVDAAWGRWVRPWTLLSWVFLTIGIALGSWWAYYELGWGGFWFWDPVENASFMPWLLAAALLHSAIVVEKREALKSWTILLAILAFGFSLIGTFIVRSGVLTSVHAFASDPQRGVFILGILVFFTGGALTLYAARAGVMQAKGVFGLVSRESALVVNNILLAVACFVVFTGTLWPLVAEMLFGRKLSVGAPFFNMAFTPFMVLLGLILPIGGMISWKRGKIGRAVQQLLPALGLALALAGLVWAMQTGRSLMGPIGVFLGTWLVAGAITDLLTRIGQSRDWRRLARLPRADWGKAVAHGGLGITMLGVAGLMAWQEEDIRVTQLNEPYTVGAYELELLGVRRVQGPNYFSDMGEVSLRKNGAEIAHLYPEKRTYPVAGMPTTEAAIDGGFLRDVYVVLGDAQAGGGWTMRVYVKPLANWIWGGAILMAIGGALSLSDRRFRVAAGARKQAPARGVPAE; from the coding sequence ATGATCACCGAATTCGGACATTTCGCGCTCATCCTCGCCTTCCTCGTCGCCTGCGTGCAGGCGGTGGTGCCGATGATCGGGGCGCAGAAACGCTGGCCCGGCTGGATGGCCGTCGCCGAGCCCGCCGCCACGGCGCAGTTCCTGCTTGTCGCGCTGTCCTTCGGCGCGCTGATGCACGCCTTCATCACCTCGGACTTCTCGCTGCGCCTGGTGGTGATGAACTCGCATTCCGCCAAGCCGATGCTCTACAAGATCAGCGGCGTCTGGGGGAACCACGAGGGCTCGATGCTGCTCTGGGTGCTGATCCTGTCGCTCTTCGGCGCGATGGCCGCCTGGTTCGGGGGCAACCTGCCGCCGACCCTGCGCGCGCGCGTCCTCGCGGTACAGGCGGCGGTGGGCGTGGCCTTCTTCGCCTTCATCCTCTTCACGTCGAACCCCTTCCTGCGCCTCGCCGTGCCGCCCTTCGACGGGCAGGACCTGAACCCGCTGCTGCAGGACCCGGGGCTCGCCTTCCATCCGCCCTTCCTCTACCTCGGTTACGTCGGCCTCTCGATCTGCTTCAGCTTCGCGGTCGCCGCGCTGATCGAGGGCCGGGTCGACGCCGCCTGGGGCCGCTGGGTGCGGCCCTGGACGCTGCTCAGCTGGGTGTTCCTGACCATCGGCATCGCGCTCGGCTCCTGGTGGGCCTATTACGAGCTGGGCTGGGGCGGCTTCTGGTTCTGGGACCCGGTCGAGAACGCCTCGTTCATGCCCTGGCTGCTGGCCGCGGCGCTGCTGCATTCCGCCATCGTGGTCGAAAAGCGCGAGGCGCTGAAGAGCTGGACGATCCTGCTGGCGATCCTCGCCTTCGGCTTCTCGCTGATCGGCACCTTCATCGTGCGCTCGGGCGTGCTCACTTCGGTCCACGCCTTCGCCTCCGACCCGCAGCGCGGCGTCTTCATCCTCGGCATCCTCGTCTTCTTCACCGGCGGCGCGCTGACGCTCTACGCCGCGCGCGCCGGGGTGATGCAGGCCAAGGGGGTCTTCGGTCTCGTCAGTCGCGAGTCGGCGCTGGTGGTGAACAACATCCTGCTCGCCGTCGCCTGCTTCGTCGTCTTCACCGGCACGCTCTGGCCGCTCGTCGCCGAGATGCTGTTCGGCCGCAAGCTCTCGGTCGGGGCACCCTTCTTCAACATGGCCTTCACCCCCTTTATGGTGCTCCTGGGGCTGATCCTGCCGATCGGCGGGATGATCAGCTGGAAGCGCGGCAAGATCGGCCGCGCCGTGCAGCAGCTGCTGCCCGCTCTGGGTCTGGCGCTGGCGCTCGCGGGGCTGGTCTGGGCGATGCAGACCGGCCGCAGCCTGATGGGGCCGATCGGCGTCTTCCTCGGCACCTGGCTGGTGGCGGGCGCGATTACCGACCTGCTCACCCGCATCGGCCAGAGCCGCGACTGGCGCCGTCTCGCGCGGCTGCCACGCGCCGACTGGGGCAAGGCGGTGGCGCATGGCGGGCTTGGCATCACCATGCTGGGCGTTGCCGGGCTCATGGCCTGGCAGGAGGAGGACATCCGCGTCACCCAGCTGAACGAGCCCTACACCGTCGGCGCCTACGAGCTCGAGCTGCTCGGCGTCAGGCGCGTGCAGGGGCCGAACTACTTCTCGGACATGGGCGAGGTCTCGCTGCGGAAGAACGGCGCCGAGATCGCGCATCTCTACCCCGAGAAGCGCACCTATCCGGTTGCCGGGATGCCGACGACCGAGGCGGCCATCGACGGCGGCTTCCTGCGCGATGTCTACGTCGTACTCGGCGACGCACAGGCGGGCGGCGGCTGGACCATGCGGGTCTACGTCAAGCCGTTGGCCAACTGGATCTGGGGTGGGGCGATCCTCATGGCGATCGGCGGCGCGCTGAGCCTGTCGGACCGTCGCTTCCGTGTTGCCGCCGGCGCGCGGAAACAGGCCCCGGCGCGCGGAGTGCCGGCGGAATGA
- a CDS encoding GNAT family N-acetyltransferase — translation MSLAEDDQLTAQPVIETPRFLLRPLRRSDAGMIAHYTSEVRLARMTTSIPHPLPPGATEAFISRATDPKRVEDVWAMDASEQGGAEVMGLISLERLTDGNQAEIGYWVAPPFWNTGHASEAVRALVQANPFGSDTMFASVFQDNAASARVLTNCGFEYIGDAEAFSVARNSAVPTWTYLRRMD, via the coding sequence ATGAGTCTGGCCGAAGACGACCAGCTGACCGCGCAACCGGTCATCGAGACACCCCGCTTCCTGCTGCGGCCGCTGCGCCGCTCGGATGCGGGCATGATCGCACACTACACCTCGGAGGTGCGCCTCGCGCGCATGACCACCTCGATTCCGCACCCGCTTCCGCCGGGCGCGACCGAGGCCTTCATCAGCCGCGCCACCGATCCCAAGCGGGTCGAGGACGTCTGGGCGATGGACGCCTCCGAGCAGGGCGGCGCCGAGGTGATGGGGCTGATCTCGCTCGAGCGTCTCACCGACGGCAACCAGGCCGAGATCGGCTACTGGGTCGCGCCGCCGTTCTGGAACACCGGCCATGCCTCGGAAGCGGTGCGCGCGCTGGTGCAGGCCAACCCCTTCGGCAGCGACACGATGTTCGCCTCGGTCTTCCAGGACAACGCCGCCTCGGCGCGGGTGCTGACCAACTGCGGTTTCGAGTACATCGGCGACGCCGAGGCCTTCTCGGTGGCGCGCAATTCCGCAGTGCCCACATGGACCTACCTGCGCCGCATGGACTGA
- the rpmA gene encoding 50S ribosomal protein L27 encodes MAHKKAGGSSRNGRDSIGRRLGVKLYGGQAAIPGNIIIRQRGTKFWPGEGVDMGRDHTIFAVAEGSVKFHKGLKGRTFVSVLPVAEAAE; translated from the coding sequence ATGGCACATAAAAAAGCAGGCGGTAGCTCCCGTAACGGCCGCGACTCGATCGGCCGCCGTCTCGGCGTGAAACTCTACGGTGGCCAGGCGGCCATTCCGGGCAACATCATCATCCGTCAGCGCGGCACCAAGTTCTGGCCGGGCGAAGGCGTGGACATGGGCCGGGATCACACGATCTTTGCCGTGGCCGAAGGTTCGGTCAAGTTCCACAAGGGCCTGAAGGGCCGCACCTTCGTATCCGTCCTGCCGGTGGCGGAGGCTGCTGAGTAA
- the rplU gene encoding 50S ribosomal protein L21: MFAVMKTGGKQYKVQAGDVLRVEKLAADAGETVQFNEILILGGDKVTVGAPLVSGAAVQATVIDQIKGDKVISFIKRRRKHGSQRTRGHRQQLTLLRVTEILASGAEGTGVKAAAGAASAPKAAAPKAAAAAAGDDLTQITGVGPAAAKKLNEAGITTFAQLAAVDPESFDAVKVKPEWVEQAKTLA, from the coding sequence ATGTTCGCGGTGATGAAAACCGGCGGCAAGCAATACAAGGTCCAGGCGGGCGACGTGCTCCGCGTGGAAAAGCTGGCTGCAGATGCGGGTGAAACCGTTCAGTTCAACGAAATCCTGATCCTCGGCGGCGACAAGGTCACCGTCGGTGCTCCGCTGGTGTCCGGTGCAGCCGTCCAGGCGACCGTGATCGACCAGATCAAGGGCGACAAGGTCATCAGCTTCATCAAGCGCCGCCGTAAGCACGGCTCGCAGCGTACCCGCGGCCACCGCCAGCAGCTCACCCTGCTGCGCGTGACCGAGATCCTCGCATCCGGCGCCGAAGGCACCGGCGTGAAGGCCGCCGCTGGCGCCGCCTCCGCACCGAAAGCCGCTGCTCCGAAGGCAGCTGCAGCCGCCGCAGGCGACGATCTGACCCAGATCACCGGTGTCGGCCCCGCCGCCGCCAAGAAGCTGAACGAAGCTGGCATCACCACCTTCGCACAGCTCGCAGCCGTTGACCCCGAGAGCTTCGACGCCGTGAAGGTGAAGCCCGAGTGGGTCGAGCAGGCCAAGACCCTGGCCTGA
- a CDS encoding DUF2059 domain-containing protein has translation MFSRLAACAAVFLCAMPVHADPVDALLDAMKIHDLVEIMREEGRGYAADLAKDMLPAGESANWRQSIDRLYAPEAMEEVVRTGFAQSLGDTDVTPLLAYFTSDEGQKVVDLELGARREMIDEAVEAEARDALRRREVGQDSRLDRLDRFVAANDLLETNVVGALNSSFQFYLGLVDGGGLEMTEPEIVEEVWMQEEATRSDTREWLYAYLLKAYEPLSDAELDAYTDISATPEGMALNRALFAGFNHMYEEISYGLGLAAAREMMAQDL, from the coding sequence ATGTTCTCGCGCCTTGCCGCCTGCGCCGCCGTCTTCCTTTGCGCCATGCCCGTTCACGCCGATCCCGTCGATGCGTTGCTGGACGCGATGAAGATCCACGATCTGGTCGAGATCATGCGCGAGGAGGGGCGCGGCTATGCCGCCGACCTCGCCAAGGACATGCTTCCGGCCGGCGAGAGCGCGAACTGGCGCCAGTCGATCGACCGGCTCTATGCGCCCGAGGCGATGGAGGAGGTGGTGCGGACCGGATTCGCGCAGAGCCTCGGCGACACCGACGTGACGCCCCTGCTGGCCTATTTCACCAGCGACGAGGGGCAGAAGGTGGTCGATCTCGAGCTCGGCGCGCGGCGCGAGATGATCGACGAGGCGGTCGAGGCCGAGGCGCGCGACGCGCTGCGCAGGCGCGAGGTCGGGCAGGATTCGCGACTCGACCGGCTCGACCGCTTCGTCGCGGCCAACGACCTGCTCGAGACCAACGTGGTCGGCGCGCTCAACTCCAGCTTCCAGTTCTACCTCGGGCTGGTGGATGGCGGCGGGCTCGAGATGACCGAGCCGGAAATCGTCGAGGAGGTCTGGATGCAGGAGGAGGCCACGCGCAGCGACACGCGTGAATGGCTCTATGCCTACCTGCTGAAGGCCTACGAGCCGCTTTCGGACGCGGAGCTCGACGCCTATACCGACATCTCGGCGACTCCCGAAGGCATGGCGCTGAACCGCGCGCTCTTTGCCGGGTTCAACCACATGTACGAGGAAATCTCCTACGGGCTGGGGCTCGCCGCGGCGCGCGAGATGATGGCGCAGGATCTCTGA
- a CDS encoding TIR domain-containing protein: MEYLEDVFVTEGVPQFTFVKPPNYTALLVDLRRKGKPVVVEGQSGTGKTTTVKKALAEIFPDNTPTLLTPREPAHLPIIQSIDESSGDKTFVVDDFHRLDKATKGRLADLAKVIAERDNRDGLPKLVIIGINNVGSDLIQMVPDIAKRMAIHRIAPGTPDVITEMITLGSGLLNIEFSAPEAIIEDSRGDYWLTQQICRTICIASGVDKTQPEKLGIEWDPDEIKKQVVDTLHHNYDPAVREFCRGRRFRPTNDPYYKLLRAVSEQERSNVDLNELANARQDIKGSINNVKDHRLRVLLEQKEACARLFYYDADTKNFAIEDPALFYYIQNLNWEGLRQRCGFRDDPRDFEWDVAISFAGENRPLADFIGQQLRELDISVFYDRNYEDNYLGGVWSQQFNEIFVEKSRMIVAILDNHHKEKVWPTFERDCFTVRVPAKEVIPVFLDKTIFPGIPTDLVSIHFQYDGDVDAQKDAIIDDVVLRIAGKLDGL, translated from the coding sequence ATGGAGTATTTGGAAGATGTTTTCGTAACCGAAGGCGTTCCTCAGTTCACGTTCGTGAAGCCGCCGAACTACACCGCGCTGCTTGTTGACCTGCGCCGCAAGGGCAAGCCTGTCGTCGTCGAAGGGCAATCGGGCACAGGCAAGACCACGACCGTCAAGAAGGCGCTCGCCGAGATTTTCCCCGACAACACTCCCACGCTTCTTACTCCCCGCGAGCCCGCCCACCTTCCGATCATCCAGAGCATCGACGAAAGCTCCGGGGACAAGACTTTCGTCGTCGATGATTTCCATCGGCTCGACAAAGCAACGAAAGGGCGCCTAGCCGACCTCGCAAAGGTGATCGCCGAGCGGGACAACCGCGACGGCCTGCCTAAATTGGTCATTATCGGAATCAACAATGTCGGCTCTGACTTAATCCAAATGGTCCCGGACATCGCGAAGCGTATGGCCATTCACCGCATCGCCCCTGGCACGCCCGATGTGATCACCGAGATGATCACGCTGGGCAGCGGACTGCTGAACATCGAATTCTCTGCGCCCGAAGCGATCATCGAAGATAGCCGGGGCGACTACTGGCTCACCCAGCAGATCTGCCGCACTATCTGCATTGCTTCCGGCGTAGACAAAACTCAACCTGAGAAGCTCGGTATCGAATGGGATCCGGACGAGATCAAGAAGCAGGTCGTAGATACGCTGCATCACAACTACGATCCGGCAGTCCGAGAGTTTTGCCGCGGCCGACGCTTCCGCCCGACGAACGATCCGTACTACAAGCTCCTTAGAGCCGTCTCCGAGCAAGAGCGGTCGAACGTCGATCTGAACGAACTCGCGAATGCTCGACAGGACATCAAGGGCAGCATTAACAACGTCAAAGACCACAGGCTTCGCGTTCTACTTGAACAGAAGGAGGCCTGCGCCCGACTGTTCTACTATGACGCCGACACCAAGAACTTCGCGATCGAAGACCCCGCGCTTTTCTACTACATCCAGAACCTGAACTGGGAAGGGCTGCGCCAGCGTTGCGGCTTCCGCGATGACCCGCGGGATTTTGAGTGGGACGTTGCCATCTCCTTTGCCGGCGAGAACCGCCCACTTGCTGACTTCATCGGCCAGCAACTCCGAGAACTCGACATCTCGGTGTTTTACGACCGCAACTACGAGGACAACTATCTGGGTGGCGTATGGTCACAGCAGTTCAATGAAATTTTTGTAGAGAAATCGCGTATGATCGTCGCCATTCTAGACAATCATCACAAGGAAAAGGTCTGGCCCACCTTCGAGCGCGACTGTTTCACAGTGCGAGTTCCTGCGAAAGAGGTGATCCCCGTGTTCCTTGATAAAACGATCTTCCCAGGCATCCCGACGGACCTCGTGTCTATCCATTTTCAGTATGACGGGGACGTTGACGCACAGAAGGATGCGATCATTGACGACGTCGTCTTGCGCATCGCGGGCAAACTCGACGGCCTTTGA
- a CDS encoding PEP-utilizing enzyme, whose amino-acid sequence MNTLEESPKATGLARMAELGLDVPTFTVIKWQDLCDIAGGSNPINTLSARIDSALPPLRPSENYPVSIRSASLREGGEKSSATGHFKSFNGITNSVIAARAALEIWLDHQEITGGDPRCSVIIQETVCAAISGLLRIDGGNDFYAEAFPGSCRNITAGNVNPFVLNFVGKRWSVNLPQIGSREIFFADWRLFKEDGRYLPPGSSLIPTTWFPVSRVRLYHNTRDGELVVYGEPRATHREILEFIGERLTVLGAQISSAHTAVGLELEWAFDPNGRLRILQLKKISRTTKGHNKDGPVQILQPTASAVSSKEKCLLQGLAGSPGKLRGVIFHDDAPIGAGDVLFLYEASTANLERILSSSAIVSAKGGRLSHVASLCRELGKPCVTGIIHEFITGDEVEVDGTAGTVRILRR is encoded by the coding sequence TTGAATACACTCGAGGAATCACCTAAGGCGACCGGCCTGGCGCGGATGGCGGAACTAGGGCTGGACGTACCAACCTTCACCGTTATTAAGTGGCAAGATTTGTGCGATATTGCCGGCGGGAGCAATCCAATTAATACCTTGTCAGCGAGAATAGATTCCGCCTTACCTCCGCTGAGGCCTTCTGAGAATTACCCAGTGAGCATTCGATCCGCATCGCTCCGCGAAGGCGGTGAAAAGTCATCTGCTACCGGCCACTTTAAATCGTTTAATGGCATCACAAATTCAGTGATTGCCGCTCGAGCGGCACTAGAAATTTGGCTCGATCACCAAGAGATTACGGGTGGCGACCCGCGTTGCAGCGTAATTATACAGGAGACAGTGTGCGCCGCTATTTCTGGATTATTACGGATTGATGGAGGCAATGACTTCTATGCTGAGGCTTTCCCTGGCAGCTGTCGCAACATCACAGCCGGAAATGTTAATCCATTCGTATTGAATTTCGTCGGAAAGCGCTGGTCTGTAAACTTACCACAAATCGGAAGCAGGGAAATTTTCTTCGCTGACTGGCGTTTATTTAAAGAAGATGGTCGCTACCTTCCGCCAGGAAGCTCTCTAATTCCCACGACGTGGTTCCCTGTTAGTCGAGTGCGCCTCTACCATAACACAAGAGATGGTGAACTGGTTGTCTACGGCGAGCCGAGAGCAACACATAGGGAAATTCTGGAATTTATTGGGGAAAGACTGACAGTTCTGGGCGCCCAAATCTCATCAGCCCACACCGCTGTCGGATTGGAGTTGGAATGGGCATTTGATCCAAATGGCCGACTGCGCATTCTTCAATTAAAGAAAATCTCTAGAACCACCAAGGGTCACAATAAGGATGGCCCAGTGCAAATCTTGCAGCCGACAGCGTCGGCGGTGAGTAGCAAAGAGAAATGCCTGCTCCAAGGCTTGGCCGGCTCACCCGGGAAATTAAGGGGCGTAATATTCCACGATGACGCGCCAATCGGTGCCGGTGACGTTCTATTCCTGTATGAAGCCAGCACTGCCAATCTCGAGAGAATTCTCTCTAGCAGCGCTATTGTTTCTGCGAAAGGCGGGAGATTGTCACATGTAGCTAGCCTCTGCCGCGAACTCGGAAAGCCCTGCGTGACGGGCATCATTCACGAGTTCATTACCGGAGACGAAGTGGAGGTAGATGGAACGGCGGGCACCGTCCGAATTCTGCGGCGTTGA
- a CDS encoding DUF6527 family protein, whose product MTRAAHYRDRNRFLEDRLPGSFWISGPEEDGEQRFLFFCPCGCGETSVLKIGNGFKPRHGPSWCWNGSSEAPELAPSVNWQSHWHGWLQAGVWRPC is encoded by the coding sequence ATGACCCGGGCCGCCCACTACCGCGACCGCAACCGTTTCCTCGAGGATCGGCTCCCTGGCTCGTTCTGGATCAGCGGGCCGGAAGAGGATGGCGAGCAGAGATTCCTCTTCTTCTGCCCCTGCGGCTGCGGCGAGACCTCGGTGCTGAAGATCGGCAACGGCTTCAAGCCGAGGCACGGTCCGAGCTGGTGCTGGAACGGCTCGAGCGAGGCGCCCGAGCTCGCGCCCTCGGTCAACTGGCAAAGCCACTGGCACGGCTGGCTCCAGGCGGGAGTCTGGCGCCCGTGCTGA
- a CDS encoding glycoside hydrolase family 108 protein, with protein sequence MRATFDTCQPWLLIHEGGLVNHPKDPGGATNQGITQRTYDAWRKVMGLPARDVRLLEARERDAIYREQYWDKVWGDRLPAGVDYALYDFAVNSGPARAVRFVQELVGTEADGVMGMRTLAAILERDPAQLVVALCSRRLRWMRTLRAFATFGTGWTRRVMGAHEGVQESDYGVVDRGVMLARSSASIPAPKAFEDGAHAKAFGETDLLAALLRFLSSVFGKAVPA encoded by the coding sequence ATGCGCGCGACTTTCGACACCTGCCAGCCGTGGCTCCTGATCCACGAGGGAGGACTCGTGAACCACCCGAAAGACCCGGGCGGCGCCACCAACCAGGGCATCACCCAGCGGACCTATGACGCCTGGCGCAAGGTCATGGGTCTGCCCGCGCGCGACGTGCGCCTCCTCGAGGCCCGCGAACGCGACGCGATCTATCGCGAGCAATACTGGGACAAGGTCTGGGGCGACCGGCTCCCGGCCGGCGTCGACTACGCGCTCTACGATTTCGCGGTGAACTCCGGCCCGGCGCGCGCGGTGCGCTTCGTTCAGGAGCTCGTCGGCACTGAGGCGGATGGGGTCATGGGGATGCGCACCCTCGCGGCGATCCTCGAGCGCGACCCCGCGCAGCTCGTCGTGGCGCTCTGCTCCAGGCGCCTGCGCTGGATGCGCACCCTGAGGGCCTTCGCCACCTTTGGCACCGGCTGGACCCGCCGGGTCATGGGCGCGCACGAGGGCGTGCAGGAGAGTGACTACGGCGTGGTCGACCGGGGCGTGATGCTCGCGCGCAGCTCGGCCAGCATCCCCGCGCCCAAGGCTTTTGAGGACGGTGCCCACGCGAAGGCCTTCGGTGAGACCGACCTATTAGCCGCGCTCCTGCGCTTTCTCTCTTCCGTCTTCGGCAAGGCGGTTCCGGCATGA
- a CDS encoding pyocin knob domain-containing protein translates to MALVDLIGGGAVAPPDRGYQAYVEIVTGAGESPLSKADWLAMWNTGKYFPRDNPESPAWLAGDFIAMSETRAHNGSLWQALQPSQGIAPGSNAEYWALLLQGPSTVTFQSGIHDTTAGRGLLAGAYGWGQPGNQQTAKLLSEALSSGVHQFASTDPENPISTGGAVLVIRYGASWLTQIVFGANSTVAFIRRSQDNGVTWSTWVPLIPTYGSNANGSYVRFADGTQLCWNRIDSQAIAISTATGTVFNDTAQPAISFPASFTVAPSVQVNLRGNSTWASVSAVTASSFTPVFFAATSTTGTQVLYWMAVGRWF, encoded by the coding sequence ATGGCGCTCGTTGATCTGATCGGCGGCGGCGCGGTGGCGCCGCCCGACCGGGGCTACCAGGCCTATGTCGAGATCGTCACCGGCGCCGGGGAGTCGCCGCTCTCCAAGGCCGATTGGCTCGCGATGTGGAACACCGGGAAATACTTCCCGAGGGACAATCCGGAGAGCCCGGCGTGGCTGGCCGGGGATTTCATCGCCATGTCCGAGACGCGCGCGCACAACGGCTCGCTCTGGCAGGCGCTGCAGCCGTCGCAGGGCATCGCACCCGGCTCCAACGCCGAGTACTGGGCGCTGCTGCTGCAGGGGCCGAGCACCGTCACCTTCCAGTCCGGAATTCACGACACTACCGCCGGGCGCGGACTTCTCGCTGGGGCATATGGCTGGGGACAGCCCGGCAATCAGCAGACCGCCAAGCTTCTGAGCGAGGCCCTGAGTTCGGGCGTGCATCAGTTCGCGTCGACCGATCCCGAGAACCCCATCAGCACGGGCGGCGCGGTACTGGTGATCCGGTACGGGGCGAGCTGGCTGACCCAGATCGTCTTCGGGGCGAACAGCACGGTCGCCTTCATCCGGCGCTCGCAGGACAACGGCGTGACCTGGTCGACATGGGTGCCACTGATCCCGACCTACGGCAGCAACGCGAACGGGTCCTACGTCCGCTTCGCCGACGGCACGCAACTCTGCTGGAACCGGATCGACAGCCAGGCGATCGCAATCTCGACCGCCACGGGCACCGTCTTCAACGACACGGCGCAGCCGGCGATCTCCTTCCCCGCCTCCTTCACGGTCGCGCCCTCGGTACAGGTGAACCTGCGCGGCAACAGCACCTGGGCCTCGGTCTCGGCTGTCACCGCCTCGAGCTTCACCCCGGTCTTCTTCGCCGCCACCTCCACCACCGGCACCCAGGTTCTCTACTGGATGGCCGTCGGCCGCTGGTTCTGA